In a genomic window of Roseiflexus castenholzii DSM 13941:
- a CDS encoding aldehyde ferredoxin oxidoreductase family protein: MALGGFANRIAHVNLTAGTVEYRGIPEDWARKYIGARGLGVRYMLENGPRVDPLSPDNLLCFMNGPLTGTEANMSGRMAIVTKSPLTGTVTDSHHGGWSAARLRWAGFDGILVKGKASAPVYLYVHDDIVEIRDASEVWGKGVHETVRFFRERYGEKDLSVIAIGQAGENLVRFACWVNEDDRASGRGGTGCVGGSKLLKAIVIKAPKKMPKAANLEAWKPAHKRALSAIMDERNITSPRKGGLSVYGTNVLMNITSTMGALPTKNSTLTSFGPGAEKISGEYVKEHILVDDPTCHACPVACKKEVEIKEGPWKGLRMESLEYEPAWSLGANCGNDDVNAVAKLIDLCNDYGMDAIETGHPISIYMEATERGYTNGDGGLVWGDTMGMVELVRKIAFREGIGNVMANGADATAKYFGHPELAMTVKGQGVPAYDPRGLKGMGIAYATSNRGACHLRAYTPAAELGVTPLGALKVDPLAWKGKGELTKIFQDLHAFSDSLDLCKFSAFAEGAEEYAAQYSAMVGVECTAEDVLKIGERIYNLERYYNNLAGFGPGSDYLPARFTQEPSTMPGSQGHVCELDDMLAEYYAARGWENGVVPESKLRELGILD, encoded by the coding sequence ATGGCACTTGGCGGATTCGCAAACCGAATCGCACATGTGAATCTGACAGCCGGGACGGTGGAGTATCGCGGTATTCCTGAGGACTGGGCACGCAAGTATATCGGCGCCCGAGGTCTTGGGGTGCGCTACATGCTCGAGAATGGTCCACGGGTAGACCCGCTCTCGCCCGACAACCTGCTTTGCTTCATGAACGGACCCCTGACCGGCACTGAAGCGAATATGAGCGGACGGATGGCCATTGTCACCAAATCGCCCCTCACCGGTACCGTCACCGACAGCCACCATGGCGGATGGTCGGCAGCGCGCCTGCGCTGGGCTGGCTTTGATGGCATCCTGGTCAAGGGCAAAGCCAGCGCGCCTGTCTACCTCTACGTTCACGACGACATCGTCGAGATCCGCGATGCCTCTGAGGTTTGGGGTAAGGGCGTACACGAGACGGTCAGGTTCTTCCGTGAGCGCTATGGCGAGAAAGACCTGAGCGTGATCGCCATTGGTCAGGCTGGTGAAAATCTGGTACGGTTCGCCTGCTGGGTCAACGAGGACGACCGTGCCAGCGGACGCGGCGGCACCGGTTGCGTCGGCGGCAGCAAACTGCTCAAAGCGATTGTCATTAAGGCGCCGAAAAAGATGCCGAAAGCCGCTAACCTGGAGGCGTGGAAGCCAGCCCACAAGCGCGCCCTGTCGGCGATCATGGACGAGCGGAATATTACCAGCCCGCGCAAGGGCGGTCTCTCGGTATATGGCACAAACGTGCTGATGAACATCACCAGCACAATGGGCGCTCTGCCGACGAAGAACAGCACGCTGACCTCCTTTGGTCCAGGCGCCGAGAAGATCAGTGGCGAGTATGTCAAAGAGCATATCCTGGTCGATGACCCGACGTGCCACGCATGTCCTGTGGCTTGCAAGAAAGAGGTCGAGATCAAGGAGGGTCCCTGGAAGGGATTGCGCATGGAGAGTCTTGAATACGAGCCAGCCTGGTCGCTTGGCGCGAACTGTGGCAACGACGATGTCAACGCCGTTGCAAAACTGATCGACCTGTGCAACGACTACGGTATGGACGCCATCGAGACCGGGCATCCGATCTCGATCTACATGGAGGCCACCGAGCGCGGCTATACCAACGGCGACGGCGGACTCGTCTGGGGCGACACCATGGGGATGGTCGAACTGGTGCGTAAAATCGCCTTCCGCGAGGGGATCGGCAATGTGATGGCGAACGGCGCCGATGCGACAGCGAAGTACTTCGGGCATCCCGAACTGGCAATGACGGTCAAGGGTCAGGGCGTTCCAGCCTACGATCCGCGCGGTCTTAAGGGCATGGGCATCGCTTACGCAACCAGCAATCGCGGCGCCTGCCACCTGCGCGCCTATACCCCCGCCGCTGAATTGGGTGTAACGCCGTTGGGCGCGCTCAAGGTTGACCCGCTGGCATGGAAGGGGAAGGGTGAACTGACAAAAATCTTCCAGGACCTCCACGCCTTCTCCGACAGCCTCGATCTGTGTAAGTTCAGCGCATTCGCCGAGGGCGCCGAGGAGTATGCCGCCCAATATAGCGCCATGGTCGGGGTGGAATGCACGGCAGAGGATGTGCTCAAGATCGGTGAGCGCATCTATAACCTTGAGCGCTACTACAACAATCTTGCCGGTTTTGGTCCGGGCAGCGACTATCTGCCGGCTCGCTTCACTCAGGAGCCTTCGACCATGCCCGGTTCGCAGGGTCATGTCTGTGAGCTCGACGACATGCTCGCCGAGTATTACGCTGCCCGCGGTTGGGAAAACGGTGTCGTCCCTGAAAGTAAACTGCGCGAACTGGGCATTCTTGACTAG
- a CDS encoding flavin monoamine oxidase family protein — MAQELSTSEYLDSIHRGIAAVAGPPHRPKRVVIVGAGVAGLVAGYELLRAGHDPLILEARNRVGGRICTLREPFTEGLYGEAGAMRIPRAHTLTMAYIERFGLPTVDFIMDSMQTYVHIGGVKRRRAEAHADPDALGFETTAAEKGRLAGDVWADTIRPLVEQVERDGQAGWEQIYATYDEYSVREFLELQGWSEGLIEMFGLLNNQEALMNSSFLELFREEAGNYYTNMCQIAGGMDRFVHAFLPALDARIRYGARVIALDQTPEHAIVHYQTMSGRFQVTADDAIITVPFPVLRHIETLKPFSRAKQRAIRQLHYDAAAKIFFQCRRRFWETDDGIDGGGTVTDLPIRNLYYTDWGAETGRGVLLASYTWAEDAQRWGSLSPRDRIEQALENVAVIHPQIIEEFEVGASYMWHDDEFAGGAFALFEPGQQTLLHDAIVKPEGRFHFADEHASLYHAWIQGAVDSGLRAAMAVHRAA, encoded by the coding sequence ATGGCGCAAGAACTCTCGACGTCTGAGTATCTGGATAGCATCCACCGGGGGATCGCGGCGGTCGCCGGTCCGCCGCACCGCCCCAAACGGGTGGTGATCGTCGGAGCGGGAGTTGCCGGGCTGGTTGCCGGTTACGAATTGCTGCGCGCCGGGCACGACCCGCTGATCCTGGAGGCGCGCAACCGCGTCGGCGGACGGATCTGCACGCTGCGCGAGCCGTTTACCGAAGGGTTGTACGGCGAAGCGGGCGCTATGCGCATCCCGCGCGCGCATACGCTGACGATGGCGTACATTGAACGATTTGGTCTGCCAACTGTCGATTTTATTATGGACAGCATGCAAACATACGTCCACATTGGTGGGGTGAAACGCCGCAGGGCAGAGGCGCACGCCGATCCCGATGCGCTTGGCTTCGAGACCACAGCCGCCGAGAAGGGGAGACTTGCCGGAGATGTCTGGGCGGACACGATCCGTCCACTGGTCGAACAGGTCGAGCGTGACGGGCAGGCGGGATGGGAACAGATCTATGCGACTTACGATGAGTATTCGGTGCGCGAGTTTCTCGAACTTCAGGGGTGGTCGGAAGGGCTGATCGAAATGTTCGGTCTGCTGAACAACCAGGAAGCATTGATGAATTCGTCCTTCCTGGAGCTGTTTCGCGAAGAGGCGGGTAATTACTACACCAATATGTGCCAGATCGCTGGCGGGATGGATCGGTTCGTCCATGCCTTTCTTCCGGCGCTCGACGCGCGAATCCGTTATGGCGCGCGCGTGATCGCTCTGGATCAGACTCCTGAGCACGCGATTGTGCATTACCAGACGATGTCTGGGAGGTTTCAGGTCACTGCCGATGATGCAATTATCACCGTTCCTTTCCCGGTTCTGCGGCATATCGAGACGCTCAAACCATTCTCGCGCGCCAAGCAGCGCGCCATCCGCCAACTCCACTACGATGCCGCCGCCAAGATTTTCTTTCAGTGCCGCCGCCGCTTCTGGGAAACCGACGACGGGATCGATGGCGGCGGCACGGTGACCGATCTGCCCATCCGCAATCTGTACTACACCGATTGGGGCGCAGAGACCGGGCGCGGCGTGTTGCTCGCCAGTTATACGTGGGCGGAAGATGCGCAGCGTTGGGGATCGCTCTCGCCGCGCGACCGGATCGAGCAGGCGCTGGAAAATGTCGCTGTCATTCACCCGCAGATCATCGAAGAATTCGAGGTTGGCGCGTCCTATATGTGGCATGATGACGAGTTTGCCGGTGGTGCATTCGCGCTCTTCGAGCCGGGTCAGCAGACGCTCCTGCACGATGCGATTGTCAAACCGGAAGGGCGCTTCCATTTTGCCGATGAGCATGCCTCGCTGTATCATGCCTGGATCCAGGGAGCGGTCGATTCTGGTCTGCGCGCCGCAATGGCTGTGCATCGGGCGGCGTAG
- a CDS encoding Uma2 family endonuclease has product MTTAIRDSPMLLVRETDGVAIDLAPLQGLWTVDQYLKLTDHTHCLVEFSDGNLEVLPMPTQRHQMILAFLYRVFFAFLHPRGGLVLFAPLRLQVSPAAFREPDLLLLLRADDPRAQNRYWLGADLVLEVVSEDDPERDTVDKVRDYAGAGIPEYWIVNPQDETITVLSLTDNAYTPLGVFRRGDQVTSALLEGFSVSVDEAFSAS; this is encoded by the coding sequence ATGACAACCGCTATACGTGACTCACCGATGCTGCTGGTGCGAGAAACCGATGGCGTCGCCATCGATCTCGCACCGTTGCAGGGTCTCTGGACGGTCGATCAGTATCTGAAACTGACCGATCATACGCACTGTCTGGTGGAATTCTCCGATGGCAACCTGGAGGTGCTGCCAATGCCCACGCAACGCCACCAGATGATCCTGGCGTTCCTGTATCGCGTGTTCTTTGCGTTTCTGCACCCACGCGGCGGGCTGGTTCTTTTTGCACCGCTCCGGTTGCAGGTAAGCCCGGCGGCGTTCCGTGAGCCAGACCTGCTGCTCCTGCTGCGCGCCGATGATCCGCGAGCGCAGAATCGCTATTGGCTCGGCGCTGACCTGGTGCTGGAAGTGGTGAGCGAGGACGATCCAGAACGCGATACTGTCGATAAGGTGCGTGACTATGCTGGAGCAGGAATACCTGAGTACTGGATTGTCAATCCGCAGGACGAGACGATCACAGTTCTATCGTTGACCGACAACGCCTATACACCCCTCGGCGTTTTTCGACGTGGCGATCAGGTGACGTCGGCACTGCTCGAAGGCTTCAGCGTGAGCGTCGATGAAGCATTTAGCGCGTCGTGA
- a CDS encoding xylulokinase, which translates to MTSDKPILAIDLGTSGPKVALVTPSGDILAWEFEPVRLHLLQGGGAEQSAVEWWEAIGIAARRLTAATGVTRVAAVGATAQWSGTVAVGNDDRPLTNAIIWMDSRGAPDVHALVAGRPKVAGYGLAKLATWIRLTGGAPGLAGKDSLAHILYLRRSHPDVYRSASVFLEPKDYINLRLTGVRAASFDSITLHWLTDNRAIDRVAYAQQLLTLTGIERVKLPDLRRATDILGPLTPEAAGHLGIEPGAPVAVGSSDIHSAAIGAGAVRDYDANLYVGTSSWFVCHVPFKRTDLFHNMASLPSAIPGKYLLTNEQECAGACLTFLRDNLLFADDELATPLPDGFYAALNRMAAREAPGSGGLIFTPWLYGERTPVEDHTLRGGFHNLSLTTSRAQIARAVMEGVAYNMRWLRDAVRRFLRRSPGAVIMTGGGAQSAVWCQIFADVLGCPIHQATHPLLANVRGAALIAAVAIGSQSFNRIQAPVAATFHPRREHRRIYDELFRVFVRIYRQNRDIYAHLNRR; encoded by the coding sequence ATGACGTCCGACAAGCCCATCCTGGCGATTGACCTGGGAACCTCCGGTCCCAAGGTTGCGTTGGTGACCCCCAGCGGCGATATTCTGGCGTGGGAATTCGAGCCGGTGCGATTACACCTGTTGCAGGGCGGAGGCGCAGAGCAGAGCGCCGTTGAATGGTGGGAGGCAATCGGCATAGCAGCGCGCCGCCTGACCGCCGCAACCGGCGTCACCCGTGTCGCTGCGGTCGGCGCGACGGCGCAGTGGTCGGGCACGGTCGCGGTCGGCAACGATGATCGTCCGCTTACGAACGCGATCATCTGGATGGATTCACGCGGCGCGCCGGATGTTCATGCTCTGGTTGCCGGTCGTCCGAAGGTTGCCGGGTATGGGCTGGCGAAACTGGCGACCTGGATTCGGCTCACCGGCGGCGCTCCTGGTCTCGCTGGAAAGGATTCGCTGGCGCACATCCTGTATCTGCGGCGGTCGCATCCCGATGTGTACCGCTCTGCGAGCGTCTTTCTTGAACCCAAGGATTACATCAACCTGCGTCTCACCGGCGTGCGCGCTGCGTCGTTCGACTCGATCACGCTCCACTGGCTGACCGATAATCGCGCCATTGATCGGGTCGCGTATGCGCAACAGTTGCTGACGTTGACCGGCATTGAGCGTGTGAAACTGCCCGATTTGCGCCGCGCGACCGACATCCTTGGTCCGCTTACTCCAGAAGCTGCCGGGCATCTCGGCATCGAGCCGGGAGCGCCGGTGGCGGTCGGATCATCGGATATTCATTCAGCGGCTATCGGCGCCGGCGCAGTGCGCGACTACGACGCCAATCTGTATGTGGGCACGTCGTCGTGGTTCGTCTGCCACGTGCCGTTCAAGCGCACCGATCTGTTCCACAACATGGCGTCGCTGCCGTCGGCAATTCCGGGAAAGTATCTGCTCACCAATGAGCAGGAGTGCGCCGGCGCCTGCCTGACATTCCTGCGCGATAATCTGTTGTTCGCCGATGATGAACTGGCGACGCCGCTCCCGGATGGGTTCTATGCGGCGCTGAACCGCATGGCGGCGCGCGAAGCGCCCGGCAGCGGCGGGCTGATCTTTACCCCCTGGCTGTACGGGGAGCGCACCCCGGTCGAAGATCACACGCTCCGCGGCGGGTTTCACAATCTGTCGCTGACAACCTCCCGGGCGCAGATAGCGCGTGCCGTGATGGAAGGGGTCGCCTACAATATGCGCTGGTTGCGCGATGCGGTGCGCCGTTTTCTGCGACGCTCACCCGGCGCGGTCATCATGACCGGCGGCGGCGCGCAGTCCGCTGTCTGGTGCCAGATCTTCGCCGATGTGCTGGGATGTCCTATCCATCAGGCGACACATCCGCTTCTTGCCAATGTGCGTGGTGCGGCATTGATTGCGGCAGTTGCGATTGGAAGCCAATCCTTCAATCGCATCCAGGCGCCGGTGGCTGCGACCTTTCACCCGCGCCGCGAGCATCGGCGCATCTATGACGAATTATTTCGCGTGTTTGTGCGCATCTATCGGCAGAATCGGGATATTTACGCGCACCTGAATCGGAGGTGA
- a CDS encoding pyridoxal phosphate-dependent decarboxylase family protein, which yields MRGLQFHQAFASAGRRAVAAFEAILHRIPAVQRRLEARYEALLADIEPSLKPYRNELPAITRLPTIGRSRDEILDEMRRLAERETPRWREGYVSGAVYHGDPDHQAFLSQAYALHAASNPLHVDLWPSIARYESEIVAMTASMLGGASGVCGTVTSGGTESILLAMKTYRDWARERRGIRRPEVVVPHTAHAAFDKAAHYFGIRLVRIPVDAGFRADVSAVRRAISHNTIALVGSAPSFPHGVIDPIADIAALARERRIGMHVDACLGGFVLPWARRLGYPVPPFDFSVPGVTSISVDTHKYGYAAKGTSVVLYRTEALRRYQYYVAADWPGGLYVSPTMAGSRPGGLSAAAWAAMVSIGEQGYLEATRRILETARRIRCGIESIPELRVLGDPLWVIAFASMRLDIYRVLDQMAQRGWNLNGLHHPPAIHICVTLLHTQPGVADRFIADLRDAVAAVRREPRARGGMAPVYGMAASLPFRSVVSDLLRRYLDAVYRV from the coding sequence ATGCGCGGACTCCAATTCCATCAGGCGTTTGCGTCGGCTGGCAGGCGCGCAGTTGCCGCATTCGAGGCGATCCTGCATCGTATTCCGGCGGTGCAGCGCCGGCTCGAAGCGCGGTATGAGGCACTGCTTGCCGACATCGAACCGTCGCTCAAGCCATACCGCAACGAACTGCCTGCCATCACTCGCTTGCCAACCATCGGGCGCAGCCGCGACGAGATTCTGGACGAGATGCGTCGTTTGGCGGAACGCGAGACCCCGCGCTGGCGTGAGGGGTATGTGTCAGGCGCCGTCTACCACGGCGATCCCGACCATCAGGCGTTTTTGAGCCAGGCATATGCGCTCCATGCGGCGAGCAACCCGCTCCACGTCGATCTCTGGCCCAGCATCGCCAGATACGAATCTGAGATTGTTGCTATGACCGCGTCGATGCTCGGTGGCGCCTCCGGCGTTTGCGGCACAGTCACCTCTGGCGGCACCGAGAGCATTCTGCTGGCGATGAAGACTTACCGTGACTGGGCGCGCGAGCGGCGCGGCATCCGTCGTCCTGAAGTGGTTGTTCCACATACTGCGCATGCTGCGTTCGACAAAGCGGCACACTATTTCGGCATCCGGTTGGTGCGCATTCCGGTGGATGCCGGCTTTCGCGCCGATGTGTCGGCTGTGCGACGCGCCATCAGCCATAATACGATTGCGCTGGTTGGATCGGCGCCCTCATTCCCGCACGGCGTCATCGATCCCATCGCCGACATAGCGGCGCTGGCGAGGGAGCGGCGCATTGGCATGCACGTCGATGCCTGTCTCGGCGGATTTGTGCTTCCCTGGGCGCGTCGGCTCGGCTACCCCGTTCCGCCGTTCGACTTCAGCGTTCCCGGTGTCACCTCGATCTCAGTGGATACCCACAAGTACGGGTATGCTGCCAAGGGAACCTCTGTTGTCCTCTACCGCACCGAAGCGCTGCGCCGCTACCAGTACTACGTTGCTGCCGACTGGCCCGGCGGGTTGTACGTTTCGCCAACGATGGCAGGCAGCCGCCCCGGCGGGCTGAGCGCTGCCGCATGGGCTGCCATGGTCAGCATTGGCGAGCAGGGGTATCTGGAGGCGACCCGCCGCATCCTGGAGACTGCGCGCCGGATCCGCTGCGGCATCGAGTCCATTCCAGAGTTGCGCGTCCTCGGCGACCCGCTATGGGTGATCGCGTTCGCTTCAATGCGTCTCGATATCTATCGTGTGCTCGATCAGATGGCGCAGCGCGGCTGGAACCTCAACGGGCTGCATCACCCACCTGCTATCCACATCTGCGTTACCTTGCTGCACACGCAGCCTGGCGTCGCCGATCGTTTCATCGCCGACCTGCGCGATGCAGTTGCCGCCGTGCGCCGCGAGCCGCGCGCCAGAGGCGGAATGGCGCCGGTGTACGGTATGGCTGCATCGCTGCCGTTCCGCAGCGTCGTCAGTGATCTGTTGCGGCGATACCTGGATGCGGTGTATCGGGTGTAA
- a CDS encoding YgaP family membrane protein: MFRQNVGPIDRGIRAILGIVLLIATFVLLSGFWQALIGLVAVILLITAIFGVCPLYSALGIDTTPTRPAAKH, from the coding sequence ATGTTCCGTCAAAATGTCGGTCCAATCGATCGTGGCATTCGGGCAATCCTCGGTATTGTCCTGCTCATAGCCACGTTTGTGCTACTCAGTGGCTTCTGGCAGGCGCTCATCGGTTTGGTGGCGGTCATCCTCCTGATCACTGCCATTTTCGGCGTCTGCCCGCTCTACTCGGCGCTCGGCATCGACACCACGCCAACCAGGCCGGCAGCGAAGCACTGA
- a CDS encoding protein kinase domain-containing protein: MATLRAQPHSGNNDSPGSAPQTGAAREVRNYRLDQRIGQDELAVIYRATHLTLDRPVLVSVLHRTDWISSSRFQLAARLAAHLTHPNLLPVIDAGHDDRIGHYLVTPYLDTRSLHDVLANGALDPVEALRIATQLASVLDYLHAQNVVHRDVQPANILVTPQGTVYLTNLSLAASPDTPDLSSIDDTDYRTPYTAPEQTLRTAQPTPAGDLYSLGAVIYHMLSGDPPPPTGTPPLLALRDESLAAADRVIQRLMAEQPSQRYSSAGQAIAALRQALRPQIDAATVDMEESRWEPIAEWLENPLETVLGNLIDADFVARSRTRADTLHRVDAVRRLLDRWSRQNWTHRPQLGRLIEPEQIVSYNLYFYELRIAYETRTPPQARLSVHHGGALAVTRETGLWEAPVPDAPPFETHNPEPIVVPGSQRVVGCPECTGAGSLPCRTCNGAGTVTRTRKVKEPDGSVQTHQLSEECPTCRGYGREECERCEGTGQLLEEKVFDWSRRARAYFNEDDLSGLHKPTLQAKALKVFDGPISLREGHWYQVAPLKETIEEAQRNCDNNTRIIAAELTIRGVPVTEVDYRFRDQPRTLAFIGFDNTLKGDSTLYDVERLVLYAIILIMAVILVAILVLR, from the coding sequence ATGGCAACCCTACGGGCACAACCGCATTCCGGCAACAACGACTCGCCCGGTTCCGCGCCACAGACGGGCGCTGCCCGCGAGGTGCGCAACTATCGCCTCGATCAACGCATCGGGCAGGACGAACTCGCAGTCATCTACCGCGCCACCCACCTGACGCTGGATCGTCCCGTGCTGGTATCGGTATTGCATCGCACCGACTGGATCTCATCGAGCCGCTTTCAACTGGCGGCCCGTCTTGCTGCCCATCTTACGCATCCCAACCTGCTGCCGGTCATCGACGCCGGTCACGACGACCGTATCGGGCATTACCTGGTGACGCCCTATCTCGATACGCGTTCGCTGCACGATGTGTTGGCGAATGGAGCGCTCGATCCGGTCGAGGCGTTGCGCATCGCCACCCAACTGGCGAGTGTGCTCGATTATCTCCATGCACAGAACGTCGTGCATCGCGATGTGCAGCCGGCCAACATTCTGGTGACTCCGCAGGGCACAGTGTATCTGACCAACCTGAGCCTGGCGGCGTCGCCGGACACGCCCGATCTGTCGAGTATCGACGATACCGACTATCGAACGCCGTACACGGCGCCGGAGCAGACACTACGCACCGCTCAGCCGACGCCCGCCGGCGATCTCTACAGTCTCGGCGCGGTCATTTACCACATGCTCAGCGGCGATCCTCCGCCGCCGACCGGCACCCCGCCGTTGCTGGCGCTGCGCGATGAATCGCTCGCCGCTGCTGACCGCGTCATTCAGCGCCTGATGGCAGAGCAGCCATCGCAGCGGTACAGCAGCGCAGGGCAAGCGATCGCCGCGTTGCGACAGGCATTGCGTCCGCAGATCGACGCAGCGACGGTCGATATGGAGGAGTCGCGCTGGGAGCCGATTGCCGAGTGGCTCGAAAACCCGCTCGAAACAGTGCTCGGAAACCTGATCGATGCCGATTTCGTGGCGCGCAGCCGCACCCGCGCCGATACACTCCACCGGGTCGATGCCGTGCGTCGCCTGCTGGATCGCTGGAGCCGCCAGAACTGGACGCATCGCCCACAACTGGGGCGTCTGATCGAACCGGAACAGATCGTCAGTTACAACCTGTACTTCTACGAACTGCGTATCGCGTATGAAACGCGCACACCGCCGCAGGCGCGCCTCAGCGTGCATCACGGCGGCGCCCTGGCGGTCACGCGCGAAACTGGCTTATGGGAAGCGCCGGTGCCAGATGCGCCGCCGTTCGAGACGCACAATCCTGAACCGATCGTGGTTCCCGGCTCGCAGCGCGTCGTCGGCTGCCCGGAATGCACTGGCGCGGGATCTCTTCCATGCCGGACGTGCAACGGCGCTGGAACGGTGACACGCACGCGCAAAGTAAAAGAACCCGATGGAAGTGTGCAGACCCACCAACTATCCGAAGAATGCCCGACGTGCCGCGGTTATGGGCGTGAGGAGTGCGAGCGCTGCGAAGGAACCGGGCAACTGCTGGAAGAGAAGGTATTCGACTGGTCGCGCCGGGCGCGCGCCTATTTCAATGAAGACGATCTCAGCGGTCTGCATAAACCGACGCTTCAGGCAAAAGCGTTGAAGGTGTTCGATGGCCCGATCTCGTTGCGCGAAGGGCACTGGTATCAGGTGGCGCCGCTCAAAGAGACAATTGAGGAAGCACAGCGCAATTGCGATAACAACACCCGCATCATCGCTGCCGAACTGACCATCCGCGGCGTTCCGGTCACCGAGGTTGATTACCGTTTCCGCGACCAGCCGCGCACACTGGCGTTCATCGGCTTCGATAATACCCTGAAAGGCGATAGCACCCTCTACGATGTCGAACGCCTTGTGCTGTACGCGATCATTCTGATCATGGCGGTGATTCTGGTCGCAATCCTTGTGTTGCGATGA